A genome region from Streptomyces sp. NBC_01296 includes the following:
- a CDS encoding 6-phospho-beta-glucosidase has protein sequence MKLAVVGGGSTYTPELIDGFARLRDTLPIGELVLIDPATERLELIGALARRIFARQGHPGRITTTADLDAGVEGADAVLLQLRIGGQAARLQDETWPLECGCVGQETTGAGGLAKALRTVPVVLDIAERVRRASPDAWIIDFTNPVGIVTRALLQAGHKAVGLCNVAIGFQRKFAALLDLAPADIHLDHVGLNHLTWELGVRKGGPDGEDLLPRLLAEHGEAVAADLRLPRAVLDRLGVVPSYYLRYFYAHDAVVRELGGKPSRAAEVAAMEKELLALYADPALDEKPELLAKRGGAFYSEAAVDLAAALLGDGAPGPAALQVVNTRNDGTLPFLPDDAVIEVQARVDRSGPVPLAAARLDPLYAGLVAHVTAYEDLALDAAVRGGRERVFKALLAHPLVGQFERAEGLTDRLLAHNKEHLAWA, from the coding sequence ATGAAACTCGCAGTGGTGGGCGGCGGTTCCACCTACACCCCCGAGCTGATCGACGGATTCGCGCGGCTGCGCGACACCCTGCCGATCGGCGAGCTGGTGCTCATCGACCCCGCCACCGAGCGGCTGGAGCTGATCGGCGCGCTGGCCCGGCGGATCTTCGCCAGGCAGGGGCATCCGGGACGGATCACCACCACCGCCGATCTCGACGCGGGCGTCGAGGGCGCCGACGCGGTGCTGCTCCAGCTGCGCATCGGCGGGCAGGCGGCCCGGCTGCAGGACGAGACCTGGCCGCTGGAGTGCGGCTGCGTCGGGCAGGAGACCACCGGCGCGGGCGGGCTCGCCAAGGCGCTGCGGACGGTCCCGGTGGTGCTGGACATCGCCGAGCGGGTCCGGCGGGCCAGCCCGGACGCCTGGATCATCGACTTCACGAACCCGGTCGGGATCGTCACCCGCGCCCTGCTGCAGGCCGGGCACAAGGCGGTCGGGCTGTGCAACGTCGCCATCGGCTTCCAGCGGAAGTTCGCGGCGCTGCTGGACCTGGCCCCGGCCGACATCCACCTGGACCACGTGGGCCTCAACCACCTCACCTGGGAGCTGGGCGTGCGCAAGGGCGGCCCGGACGGCGAGGACCTGCTGCCGCGGCTGCTCGCCGAGCACGGGGAGGCCGTCGCCGCGGACCTGCGGCTGCCGCGCGCGGTACTGGACCGCCTCGGCGTCGTCCCCTCGTACTACCTGCGGTACTTCTACGCGCACGACGCGGTCGTGCGCGAGCTGGGCGGGAAGCCCTCGCGGGCCGCCGAGGTGGCCGCGATGGAGAAGGAGCTGCTCGCCCTTTACGCCGATCCGGCGCTGGACGAGAAGCCGGAACTGCTGGCCAAGCGGGGCGGGGCCTTCTACTCGGAGGCGGCCGTGGACCTGGCGGCGGCGCTGCTGGGCGACGGCGCCCCGGGCCCGGCGGCACTGCAGGTGGTCAACACGCGCAACGACGGGACGCTGCCGTTCCTCCCGGACGACGCGGTGATCGAGGTGCAGGCCCGGGTGGACCGGTCCGGCCCGGTGCCGCTGGCCGCGGCGCGGCTCGACCCGCTGTACGCCGGTCTGGTCGCGCACGTCACGGCGTACGAGGACCTGGCGCTGGACGCGGCCGTACGAGGCGGCCGCGAACGGGTCTTCAAGGCGCTGCTGGCCCACCCGCTGGTCGGCCAGTTCGAACGCGCCGAGGGGCTGACCGACCGGCTCCTCGCGCACAACAAGGAGCACCTGGCATGGGCGTGA
- a CDS encoding ROK family transcriptional regulator — translation MTTPGTPSLLRVMNDRAALDLLLEHGPLSRTRIGRLTGLSKPTASQLLARLEAAGLVVATGTAGGRPGPNAQLYGVNPRAAHVAGLDVTPSGIVAAVADLTGEVIGSHELPYAEGAGAVDRVTRALGGAVKDAGLERSALHRVVIATPGSFDPHTGALRYAEHLPGWHSPTLLEELAAALPMPVGYENDVNLAAVAEQRLGAARGHGDFVLLWNEEGLGAALVLGGRLHRGWTGGAGEVGFLPVPGHPLVRQVTRVNSGGYQALAGAEAVPGMAAALGIGMPPGTGAGTPVGAAVALLAQAAGRPEGADLRLLQQYATALATGLAALVAVLDPEIVVLSGAVTAAGGDVLRELVETELADLAPSRPRLVSGTVRERPVLRGALESALAATRDEVFDTSRR, via the coding sequence ATGACCACGCCCGGAACGCCCAGCCTGCTGCGCGTCATGAACGACCGCGCGGCGCTGGACCTGCTGCTGGAGCACGGGCCCCTGTCCCGTACCCGGATCGGCCGGCTCACCGGGCTCTCCAAGCCCACCGCCTCCCAGCTGCTGGCCCGCCTCGAGGCCGCCGGGCTGGTCGTGGCCACCGGCACCGCCGGCGGCCGCCCCGGACCCAACGCCCAGCTGTACGGGGTCAACCCGCGCGCCGCCCACGTCGCCGGACTGGACGTCACCCCGAGCGGCATCGTCGCGGCCGTCGCCGATCTCACCGGCGAGGTGATCGGCAGCCACGAGCTCCCGTACGCCGAGGGCGCCGGGGCCGTCGACCGGGTCACCCGGGCCCTCGGCGGGGCCGTCAAGGACGCCGGGCTCGAGCGCTCCGCCCTCCACCGCGTCGTCATCGCCACCCCGGGATCCTTCGATCCCCACACCGGGGCGCTGCGCTACGCCGAGCACCTGCCCGGCTGGCACTCCCCCACCCTCCTCGAGGAGCTGGCGGCGGCCCTGCCGATGCCGGTCGGGTACGAGAACGACGTGAACCTCGCCGCGGTCGCCGAGCAGCGCCTCGGCGCGGCCCGCGGCCACGGGGACTTCGTCCTGCTGTGGAACGAGGAGGGCCTCGGCGCCGCCCTGGTGCTCGGCGGCCGGCTGCACCGCGGCTGGACCGGCGGCGCGGGCGAGGTCGGGTTCCTGCCCGTGCCGGGCCACCCCCTGGTCCGGCAGGTCACCCGGGTCAACTCCGGCGGCTACCAGGCACTGGCCGGCGCGGAGGCGGTGCCCGGGATGGCGGCCGCGCTGGGCATCGGGATGCCGCCCGGGACCGGGGCGGGCACGCCGGTCGGCGCGGCGGTCGCGCTGCTGGCGCAGGCCGCCGGACGTCCCGAGGGGGCGGACCTGCGGCTCCTGCAGCAGTACGCCACCGCGCTGGCCACCGGTCTCGCCGCGCTGGTCGCCGTACTGGACCCCGAGATCGTGGTCCTCTCCGGCGCGGTGACCGCCGCCGGCGGGGACGTGCTGCGCGAGCTCGTCGAGACCGAGCTCGCCGATCTCGCCCCCTCCCGGCCCCGCCTGGTGTCGGGCACGGTGCGCGAGCGGCCCGTACTGCGCGGCGCGCTGGAGAGCGCCCTCGCCGCCACCCGCGACGAGGTCTTCGACACCTCGCGCCGCTGA
- a CDS encoding HNH endonuclease, translating to MPHVLVLNASYEPLGVVPLRRALVLVLENKAVSLEESGAFLHSATRVVPAPSVVRLKRFVRVPYRGPVPLTRRALFARDGGRCMYCGGVATSVDHVIPRSRGGQHVWDNVVAACRRCNHVKADRHLLELGWRLRHQPAPPSGLAWRIIGTGHRDPRWMPYLQPYGAEDALDRIGAAAS from the coding sequence GTGCCGCACGTCCTGGTCCTCAATGCGTCGTACGAGCCGCTCGGCGTCGTACCGCTCCGCCGCGCGCTCGTCCTCGTACTGGAGAACAAAGCTGTCTCCCTGGAGGAATCCGGCGCCTTTCTGCACAGCGCGACGAGAGTCGTCCCCGCGCCCAGCGTGGTCCGGCTCAAGCGCTTCGTGCGGGTCCCCTACCGGGGGCCCGTTCCACTCACCCGCCGCGCGCTGTTCGCCCGGGACGGCGGCCGCTGCATGTACTGCGGCGGGGTCGCCACGAGCGTCGACCACGTGATCCCGCGCAGCCGGGGCGGGCAGCACGTGTGGGACAACGTGGTCGCCGCATGCCGGCGGTGCAACCACGTCAAGGCGGACCGGCACCTGCTGGAGCTGGGCTGGCGGCTGCGGCACCAGCCGGCTCCGCCGTCGGGGCTGGCCTGGCGGATCATCGGCACGGGCCACCGGGACCCGCGCTGGATGCCGTACCTCCAGCCGTACGGCGCGGAGGACGCCCTGGACCGCATCGGCGCGGCAGCCTCCTGA
- a CDS encoding carbohydrate ABC transporter permease, whose product MTTAMPSTGTIPTAPALRAKRRRSALRTAAFMSPWLIGFAVFFAYPLVSTVYFSFTKYDGFRPPAFNGVDNWTYVFTDYPLFWPAMRNTLWLVVVMVVSRVVFGLGVGLLITKIKTGAGIFRTLFYLPYLAPPVAATLAFVFLLNPGTGPVNTLLEGVGLPAPGWFTDADWSKPALTLLALWGIGDLMVIFMAALLDVPKEQYEAAELDGAGAWQRFRHITLPNISPIILFAVVTGVIQAMQSYTQPLVAGKVAAGVIGGSGQQFEPGYPDKSTLTLPQVVYNVGFQRFDYGAACVVALVLFALSMAFTALLMRRRGGLIGAGD is encoded by the coding sequence ATGACCACCGCGATGCCGAGCACAGGCACCATCCCCACCGCACCCGCCCTGCGGGCGAAGCGCCGGCGGTCCGCCCTGCGGACCGCGGCCTTCATGTCGCCCTGGCTGATCGGGTTCGCCGTCTTCTTCGCGTACCCGCTCGTCTCCACCGTGTACTTCTCCTTCACGAAGTACGACGGCTTCCGCCCGCCCGCCTTCAACGGCGTGGACAACTGGACGTACGTCTTCACGGACTATCCGCTGTTCTGGCCGGCCATGCGCAACACCCTGTGGCTGGTCGTGGTGATGGTCGTCAGCCGGGTCGTCTTCGGCCTCGGCGTCGGCCTGCTCATCACGAAGATCAAGACGGGGGCGGGGATCTTCCGGACCCTGTTCTACCTGCCCTACCTGGCCCCGCCGGTGGCCGCGACGCTGGCCTTCGTCTTCCTGCTCAACCCCGGCACCGGCCCGGTCAACACCCTGCTCGAGGGGGTCGGCCTGCCCGCCCCCGGCTGGTTCACCGACGCCGACTGGTCCAAGCCCGCGCTGACCCTCCTCGCCCTGTGGGGGATCGGCGACCTGATGGTCATCTTCATGGCCGCGCTGCTCGACGTGCCGAAGGAGCAGTACGAGGCCGCCGAGCTGGACGGGGCCGGCGCCTGGCAGCGGTTCCGGCACATCACCCTGCCGAACATCTCGCCGATCATCCTGTTCGCGGTGGTCACCGGGGTCATCCAGGCCATGCAGTCCTACACGCAGCCCCTGGTGGCGGGGAAGGTCGCCGCGGGTGTCATCGGCGGCTCGGGCCAGCAGTTCGAGCCGGGCTACCCCGACAAGTCCACACTGACCCTCCCCCAGGTCGTCTACAACGTCGGATTCCAGCGCTTCGACTACGGCGCCGCGTGCGTCGTCGCGCTGGTCCTCTTCGCCCTCTCCATGGCCTTCACCGCACTCCTGATGCGCCGCCGTGGCGGGCTGATCGGAGCAGGTGACTGA
- a CDS encoding ABC transporter substrate-binding protein translates to MPRNRRLPIVATAVAAISVLATACAGQSGNAAADDPDKEVTLNFWHGWSAPSEAKAIEENIARFEKAHPNIKVKVTGNMTDDKINQALRAGGDKAPDVVSSFTTDSVGKFCNSGAFVDLNPFLRKSGVDKAKVFPKTLLEYTQFNGNQCTLPLLNDAYGLVYNKDAFKAAGITEPPKTWSRFTEVAQKLTKPSGDSYDQLGIMPTYHGYETTPMRLAAQWSPKYFGADGKSNLAKDPGFASMLNAQKDLVAKLGGYEKLEKFRNTFGDEWSAEHPFHKGQVAMQVDGEWRAAMAKEAGVTFEIGTAPLPVPDDQVADYGKGYLSGTIMGIASGSKKQNASWELVKYMTTDTEAVVAFANAIHNVPSTLAALESPNLQVTPEFKTFLDIARHPKSNTTPAQADGGTYQLTFQDLAFAVEKGDVADVPAGLAKTDQQIDTDIAKAK, encoded by the coding sequence ATGCCCAGAAACCGCCGTCTGCCCATCGTGGCCACCGCCGTCGCCGCGATATCCGTCCTGGCCACCGCGTGTGCGGGCCAGAGCGGCAACGCGGCCGCCGACGACCCGGACAAGGAGGTCACGCTCAACTTCTGGCACGGCTGGTCCGCGCCGAGCGAGGCCAAGGCGATCGAGGAGAACATCGCCCGGTTCGAGAAGGCGCACCCGAACATCAAGGTCAAGGTCACGGGCAACATGACCGACGACAAGATCAACCAGGCGCTCCGGGCCGGCGGGGACAAGGCCCCCGACGTGGTCTCCTCCTTCACCACCGACAGCGTCGGCAAGTTCTGCAACTCCGGCGCCTTCGTCGACCTGAACCCCTTCCTCCGGAAGTCGGGCGTCGACAAGGCGAAGGTGTTCCCCAAGACCCTGCTGGAGTACACCCAGTTCAACGGCAACCAGTGCACGCTGCCGCTGCTGAACGACGCGTACGGCCTCGTCTACAACAAGGACGCCTTCAAGGCCGCGGGCATCACCGAACCGCCCAAGACCTGGAGCCGGTTCACCGAGGTCGCGCAGAAGCTGACCAAGCCCAGCGGGGACTCGTACGACCAGCTCGGCATCATGCCGACCTACCACGGCTACGAGACCACCCCCATGCGCCTGGCCGCGCAGTGGAGCCCGAAGTACTTCGGCGCCGACGGGAAGTCGAACCTGGCCAAGGACCCGGGCTTCGCGAGCATGCTGAACGCGCAGAAGGACCTGGTGGCCAAGCTCGGCGGCTACGAGAAGCTCGAGAAGTTCCGCAACACCTTCGGCGACGAGTGGAGCGCCGAGCACCCCTTCCACAAGGGCCAGGTCGCCATGCAGGTCGACGGCGAGTGGCGGGCCGCGATGGCCAAGGAGGCCGGGGTCACGTTCGAGATCGGGACCGCGCCGCTGCCGGTGCCGGACGACCAGGTCGCCGACTACGGCAAGGGCTACCTCTCCGGCACGATCATGGGCATCGCCTCGGGCAGCAAGAAGCAGAACGCCTCCTGGGAGCTGGTGAAGTACATGACCACCGACACCGAGGCGGTCGTGGCGTTCGCCAACGCCATCCACAACGTGCCCTCCACCCTGGCCGCCCTGGAGTCCCCGAACCTGCAGGTCACCCCGGAGTTCAAGACCTTCCTCGACATCGCCCGGCACCCGAAGTCGAACACCACCCCGGCCCAGGCCGACGGCGGCACCTACCAGCTGACCTTCCAGGACCTCGCGTTCGCGGTCGAGAAGGGCGACGTCGCCGACGTCCCGGCCGGCCTCGCCAAGACCGACCAGCAGATCGACACGGACATCGCGAAGGCGAAGTAG
- a CDS encoding carbohydrate ABC transporter permease: protein MHRNRKAVLHWVGVHALGVAAALFFVLPFVFLLLTSLMGDQQALTRDLVPDTWQWGNYAKVWHTPGFLTWWRNTLLYAGLGTLLTVVSSVPVAYALAKFRFRGRRLSLLLVIAMMMLPPQVVVIPMYLFWAKQLDLSGTLWPLIIPMAFGDAFSIFLLRQFLLTIPDEYLDAAKVDGCGEVRTLLRVVVPMAKPGIAAVALFQFFCAWNDYFGPQIYASDNPAAWTLSYGLESFKGAHHTNWNLTMAATVLVMAPVIVLFFFAQKAFVEGVTLTGVKG, encoded by the coding sequence ATGCACCGAAACCGCAAGGCCGTCCTGCACTGGGTCGGGGTGCACGCCCTCGGCGTCGCGGCCGCCCTGTTCTTCGTCCTCCCGTTCGTCTTCCTCCTCCTGACCTCCCTGATGGGCGACCAGCAGGCGCTGACCCGCGACCTGGTGCCCGACACCTGGCAGTGGGGCAACTACGCCAAGGTCTGGCACACCCCCGGCTTCCTGACCTGGTGGCGCAACACCCTGCTGTACGCGGGGCTGGGCACGCTGCTGACCGTGGTCTCCTCGGTGCCCGTCGCGTACGCCCTCGCCAAGTTCCGCTTCCGCGGACGCCGGCTCTCGCTGCTGCTGGTGATCGCCATGATGATGCTGCCGCCGCAGGTGGTGGTCATCCCGATGTACCTCTTCTGGGCCAAGCAGCTGGACCTGTCCGGAACGCTGTGGCCGCTGATCATCCCGATGGCCTTCGGCGACGCGTTTTCCATCTTCCTGCTCCGCCAGTTCCTGCTGACCATCCCCGACGAGTACCTGGACGCGGCCAAGGTCGACGGCTGCGGCGAGGTCCGCACCCTGCTGCGCGTCGTCGTGCCGATGGCGAAGCCGGGCATCGCCGCCGTCGCGCTGTTCCAGTTCTTCTGCGCCTGGAACGACTACTTCGGCCCGCAGATCTACGCCTCGGACAACCCCGCCGCCTGGACCCTCAGTTACGGACTGGAGTCCTTCAAGGGGGCTCACCACACGAACTGGAATCTGACCATGGCCGCAACCGTGCTGGTCATGGCCCCCGTGATCGTCCTCTTCTTCTTCGCCCAGAAGGCGTTCGTCGAGGGCGTCACCCTGACCGGAGTGAAAGGCTGA
- a CDS encoding mechanosensitive ion channel family protein, with translation MPWHAALLPLAADNPDPAASVKEAHESVTNAASFIEENWAGWLYLSLKILLILVIAAALRSLVRKSLTKLITRMNRGAEAVEGMALGGLLVNAERRRQRSEAIGSVLRSVASFLILGTAGLMVLGALGINLGPLLASAGVAGVAIGFGARNLVTDFLSGVFMILEDQYGVGDKIDAGVASGEVVEVGLRVTKLRGDNGEIWYVRNGEIKRIGNLSQGWATAGVTVQVKPSESLTRVREVVKHVADGLAKESPWDERLWGPVEVLGLDEVLLASMTVKISAKTMPGQQFAVERELRWRIKEAFDDAGIRIIGGLPAADGEADEAPADPSAAVAPPSALANPASPQSLATAPIPAPAAGTPRISK, from the coding sequence GTGCCCTGGCATGCCGCCCTGCTGCCCCTGGCAGCCGACAACCCGGACCCGGCCGCTTCGGTCAAGGAAGCCCACGAGAGCGTCACGAACGCTGCCAGCTTCATCGAGGAGAACTGGGCCGGATGGCTGTACCTCAGCCTGAAGATCCTGCTGATCCTGGTGATCGCGGCAGCACTGCGCTCGCTCGTCCGCAAGTCGCTGACCAAGCTGATAACGCGGATGAACCGGGGCGCCGAGGCCGTTGAGGGCATGGCCCTGGGCGGGCTGCTCGTCAACGCGGAGCGCCGGCGGCAGCGCTCCGAGGCGATCGGTTCGGTCCTGCGTTCGGTCGCTTCGTTCCTGATCCTCGGCACGGCCGGGCTGATGGTGCTCGGCGCCCTGGGCATCAACCTCGGCCCGCTGCTCGCGAGTGCCGGTGTGGCCGGTGTGGCGATCGGTTTCGGCGCGCGGAACCTGGTGACGGACTTCCTGTCCGGCGTGTTCATGATCCTCGAGGACCAGTACGGCGTCGGCGACAAGATCGACGCGGGGGTCGCCTCCGGTGAGGTGGTCGAGGTCGGCCTGCGCGTCACCAAGCTGCGCGGGGACAACGGCGAGATCTGGTACGTCCGCAACGGCGAGATCAAGCGGATCGGCAACCTCAGCCAGGGCTGGGCCACCGCGGGCGTGACCGTCCAGGTCAAGCCGTCGGAGAGCCTCACCCGCGTCCGCGAGGTGGTCAAGCACGTCGCCGACGGCCTGGCGAAGGAGTCCCCGTGGGACGAGCGCCTGTGGGGCCCGGTGGAGGTGCTGGGCCTCGACGAGGTGCTGCTGGCGTCGATGACGGTGAAGATCTCCGCGAAGACGATGCCGGGCCAGCAGTTCGCCGTGGAGCGCGAGCTGCGCTGGCGGATCAAGGAGGCCTTCGACGACGCCGGCATCCGGATCATCGGCGGTCTGCCGGCCGCCGACGGCGAGGCGGACGAGGCCCCGGCCGACCCGTCGGCCGCCGTGGCGCCGCCCTCCGCGCTCGCCAATCCGGCCTCCCCGCAGTCCCTGGCCACCGCCCCGATCCCGGCGCCGGCCGCCGGCACCCCCCGGATCAGCAAGTAG
- a CDS encoding beta-N-acetylglucosaminidase domain-containing protein — translation MQLRGRKRATAAAVAVIGTLLGGGVFAGPPAAFAAPSAPALPGPDPAAGPAGGNAAGHANGPAGGPAAGPAAPGSDPATGLAPGPAFDPGSDAPRAAAEGPAVWPRPQSMTADAAREVPLGAEAVLVAAPDADPYAVGLVRTALRAAGVRTLHEPAPGAPLPERGTVVRLQGPDAQEALRALGAAPAAGAAELPNGGYRLAVGKAAGRDTVALAGVGEDGLFHAAQTLRQLLAPVGAGGGKVPGVVVRDWPTAPVRGITEGFYGQPWTQDQRLAQLDFMGRTKQNRLLLAPGDDPYRTTGWREDYPAAQQAEFRALAERARANRVMLAWAVAPGQSMCLASAADRAALARKLDAMWDLGFRAFQVQFQDVSYTEWGCRADRVRYGTGPAAAAKAHAEVADELAAHLAARHPGSAPLSLMPTEYHQKGATAYRTALASRLDGRVEVAWTGVGVVPRSITGKELDGARSAFGQHPLVTMDNYPVNDWDPGRVFLGPYTGREPAVAGGSAALLANAMQQGTLARIPLFTAADFAWNANGYRPGASWAAAVSDLAGPDQAARRSLAALAGNTASSGLGHQESAYLRPLVDEFWRSRGSGDPAAGDRLRAAFTALREAPARLPGLSAEAGPWLARLSAYGTAGELAVDLLRAQSRGDGAAAWKASQELAAARKALAEPGTARVDQTVLDPFLAQAAAEADAWTGAARRPGTVSREPDSYTVRLDTVRPVAVVTVMTDPLPAGVRGAAVEAHVPGEGWRKVAEASASGWTQADVGGLGADAVRLSWAGPAPEVHQVVPWLADGPSAAFELPETVEVEIGGAAQVVPGRLSALSPGGVRGPLSAAPPQGVDVKLPAEAAAPRGTQVTVPVSVTVPAGTPAGSYPVPVTFAGQTRTLTVRAVPRTGGPDLLRSARASSSGDETPAFPASAAVDGSPTTRWSSKPVDGAWWQAELPAATRIGKLVLHWQEAYPSAYRVETSPDGVTWYPAATVPASRGGLETVRLDAPAPARFVRVTCEKRATRFGCSLFAAEAYAVTP, via the coding sequence GTGCAGCTCAGGGGCAGGAAGCGGGCGACGGCGGCGGCGGTGGCGGTCATCGGGACGCTGCTGGGCGGCGGGGTGTTCGCCGGTCCGCCCGCCGCGTTCGCGGCGCCGAGCGCGCCGGCCCTCCCGGGACCGGACCCCGCTGCCGGACCCGCCGGCGGGAACGCGGCCGGACATGCGAACGGGCCTGCCGGCGGACCTGCTGCCGGGCCCGCCGCGCCCGGATCCGACCCCGCGACGGGGCTGGCTCCTGGGCCCGCGTTCGATCCCGGCTCCGACGCTCCGCGAGCGGCCGCCGAGGGACCGGCCGTGTGGCCGCGGCCGCAGTCGATGACCGCCGACGCGGCGCGCGAGGTCCCGCTGGGCGCCGAGGCCGTGCTGGTGGCGGCGCCGGACGCCGATCCGTACGCGGTCGGGCTGGTCCGCACCGCCCTGCGCGCGGCGGGCGTACGGACCCTGCACGAACCGGCCCCCGGGGCGCCGCTGCCCGAACGGGGCACCGTCGTACGGCTGCAGGGCCCCGATGCGCAGGAGGCTCTGCGGGCGCTGGGCGCGGCCCCGGCGGCGGGGGCCGCGGAGCTGCCGAACGGGGGCTACCGGCTGGCCGTCGGCAAGGCCGCGGGCCGGGACACGGTCGCGCTGGCCGGCGTGGGGGAGGACGGGCTGTTCCACGCGGCGCAGACGCTGCGCCAGCTGCTGGCCCCGGTCGGGGCGGGCGGCGGGAAGGTGCCCGGGGTCGTGGTGCGGGACTGGCCGACCGCGCCGGTACGCGGGATCACCGAGGGGTTCTACGGGCAGCCGTGGACGCAGGACCAGCGGCTCGCACAGCTGGACTTCATGGGCCGGACCAAGCAGAACCGGCTGCTGCTCGCGCCCGGCGACGACCCGTACCGTACGACCGGCTGGCGCGAGGACTACCCGGCGGCGCAGCAGGCGGAGTTCCGGGCGCTGGCCGAGCGGGCCCGCGCCAACCGGGTGATGCTCGCCTGGGCGGTGGCCCCCGGGCAGTCGATGTGCCTGGCCTCGGCCGCCGACCGGGCGGCGCTGGCGCGCAAGCTGGACGCGATGTGGGACCTGGGCTTCCGGGCGTTCCAGGTGCAGTTCCAGGACGTCAGCTACACCGAGTGGGGCTGCCGGGCGGACCGGGTGCGGTACGGGACGGGCCCGGCGGCGGCCGCGAAGGCGCACGCGGAGGTCGCGGACGAGCTGGCGGCGCACCTCGCCGCGCGGCATCCGGGCTCGGCGCCGCTGTCGCTGATGCCGACGGAGTACCACCAGAAGGGCGCGACCGCGTACCGGACCGCCCTGGCGAGCCGGCTCGACGGGCGGGTGGAGGTCGCCTGGACGGGCGTGGGCGTGGTGCCGCGCTCGATCACCGGGAAGGAACTCGACGGGGCGCGCAGCGCCTTCGGGCAGCACCCGCTCGTCACCATGGACAACTACCCGGTCAACGACTGGGACCCGGGCCGGGTCTTCCTCGGCCCCTACACGGGCCGGGAGCCGGCGGTGGCGGGCGGCTCGGCGGCCCTGCTGGCCAATGCGATGCAGCAGGGCACCCTGGCGCGGATCCCGCTGTTCACGGCCGCCGACTTCGCGTGGAACGCGAACGGCTACCGGCCGGGCGCGTCCTGGGCGGCGGCGGTCTCCGACCTGGCCGGGCCGGACCAGGCCGCCCGCCGGTCCCTGGCCGCGCTGGCCGGGAACACGGCCTCCTCGGGCCTCGGGCACCAGGAGTCGGCGTACCTGCGCCCGCTGGTGGACGAGTTCTGGCGCAGCCGCGGCTCGGGCGACCCGGCCGCCGGCGACCGGCTGCGGGCGGCGTTCACGGCCCTGCGGGAGGCGCCCGCGCGGCTGCCCGGGCTGTCGGCCGAGGCCGGGCCGTGGCTGGCGCGGCTGTCGGCGTACGGAACGGCGGGCGAGCTGGCGGTGGATCTCCTGCGGGCCCAGTCCCGCGGGGACGGGGCGGCGGCGTGGAAGGCCTCGCAGGAACTGGCGGCGGCCCGCAAGGCACTGGCCGAGCCGGGCACCGCCCGGGTGGACCAGACCGTGCTGGACCCCTTCCTCGCGCAGGCGGCGGCGGAGGCGGACGCGTGGACGGGAGCGGCCCGCCGGCCGGGCACGGTCTCCCGGGAGCCGGACTCGTACACGGTCCGGCTGGACACGGTGCGGCCGGTGGCGGTGGTGACCGTGATGACGGATCCGCTGCCGGCGGGGGTCCGGGGCGCGGCGGTGGAGGCGCACGTGCCGGGCGAGGGCTGGCGCAAGGTCGCGGAGGCCTCGGCGTCGGGCTGGACGCAGGCGGACGTCGGCGGTCTGGGCGCGGACGCGGTGCGGCTGTCGTGGGCGGGTCCGGCTCCGGAGGTCCACCAGGTGGTGCCGTGGCTGGCTGACGGACCGTCGGCCGCGTTCGAGCTGCCGGAGACCGTGGAGGTCGAGATCGGCGGGGCCGCTCAGGTGGTGCCGGGCCGGCTGTCGGCGCTGAGCCCGGGCGGGGTCCGGGGACCGCTCTCGGCGGCGCCGCCGCAGGGGGTCGATGTGAAACTCCCTGCGGAGGCCGCTGCTCCGCGGGGCACGCAGGTCACGGTCCCGGTGTCGGTGACGGTCCCGGCGGGCACCCCGGCGGGCAGCTACCCGGTGCCGGTCACGTTCGCGGGGCAGACCCGGACGCTCACCGTCCGCGCGGTCCCGCGTACGGGCGGGCCGGACCTGTTGCGCTCGGCGCGGGCCTCGTCGTCGGGGGACGAGACCCCGGCGTTCCCGGCCTCGGCGGCGGTGGACGGCTCCCCGACCACGCGCTGGTCGTCCAAGCCGGTGGACGGCGCGTGGTGGCAGGCGGAGCTCCCGGCGGCGACCCGGATCGGCAAGCTGGTCCTGCACTGGCAGGAGGCGTACCCGTCGGCGTACCGGGTGGAGACCTCCCCGGACGGTGTCACGTGGTACCCGGCGGCGACGGTCCCGGCCTCCCGCGGCGGCCTGGAGACGGTCCGCCTGGACGCCCCGGCCCCGGCCCGCTTCGTCCGCGTCACCTGCGAGAAACGCGCGACCCGCTTCGGCTGCAGTCTCTTCGCGGCGGAGGCCTACGCGGTCACTCCGTAG